One window of the Triticum dicoccoides isolate Atlit2015 ecotype Zavitan chromosome 3B, WEW_v2.0, whole genome shotgun sequence genome contains the following:
- the LOC119274633 gene encoding transcription factor DIVARICATA-like has translation MMMREPWMEVLPPAAMGYYGGPRGAGGWFTGQPRAWTADENKQFERALAGLDLRSPDWDKVAHATGKTVREVVDHFKSLELDVRQIESGTFPGYGPGAAGAGAAAAFTLQWDGSGGHAGAGDFRHGYRFGGCGGGRRHGGRTPEQERKKGVPWTEDEHKLFLLGLKKYGKGDWRNISRNFVQTRTPTQVASHAQKYFIRLSSGGGKDKRRSSIHDITTVHLDDQPPSPSQSSMITQSSAPAPSSATGQFSLPADTKQHGGANAPYNSPPSYGMGLQDQGIQCGPLHDQLAANRSMLY, from the exons ATGATGATGAGGGAGCCGTGGATGGAGGTGCTGCCGCCGGCGGCGATGGGCTACTACGGCGGGCCGCGGGGCGCGGGCGGCTGGTTCACGGGGCAGCCGCGCGCCTGGACGGCGGACGAGAACAAGCAGTTCGAGCGGGCGCTGGCCGGGCTCGACCTCCGCAGCCCGGACTGGGACAAGGTGGCGCACGCCACCGGCAAGACGGTCCGCGAGGTCGTCGACCACTTCAAGAGCCTCGAGCTCGACGTCCGCCAGATCGAGTCCGGCACCTTCCCCGGCTACGGCCCCGGCGCGGCGGGCGCCGGCGCGGCCGCCGCCTTCACCCTGCAGTGGGACGGCAGCGGGGGGCACGCCGGCGCCGGGGACTTCCGGCACGGCTACCGGTTCGGCGGCTGCGGCGGGGGGAGGCGGCACGGCGGCCGCACGCCGGAGCAGGAGAGGAAGAAGGGGGTGCCGTGGACCGAGGACGAGCACAA GTTGTTCCTCCTAGGCCTGAAGAAGTACGGCAAAGGGGACTGGAGGAACATTTCGCGCAACTTCGTGCAGACGAGGACGCCGACGCAGGTGGCCAGCCACGCGCAGAAGTACTTCATCAGGCTCAGCTCCGGCGGCGGCAAGGACAAGAGGCGGTCGAGCATCCACGACATCACCACGGTGCACCTGGACGACCAGCCCCCCTCGCCGTCCCAGTCATCCATGATCACCCAGTCCAGCGCACCGGCTCCGAGCTCGGCAACGGGGCAGTTCTCGCTGCCGGCCGACACCAAGCAGCACGGCGGAGCGAATGCGCCATACAATTCGCCGCCGAGCTACGGCATGGGTTTGCAAGATCAAGGCATCCAGTGTGGCCCTCTGCATGATCAGCTGGCGGCGAACCGGAGCATGTTGTATTAG